GATTCGACAAAGATCACCGGAGGGAAGTCGGGATCGTTCTCCACGCCTGGGCGGGCCTCGACGATCCCGAGCTGCGCGAAATGCTGCACCATCAGCATCATGACTTGCGGTGCGGGCGTCGGGTTGCCCGGCGTGCCCAACAAGGCGCGCAGCCAGTTGGCCCGGCGGTTGAAGGCAGCGATGCGCTGCTCGCGCGGCAGCGCATCGTTGATCACGATGCGATAGTCCGCATCGCTCAGCACCTGGTTCGGCACCCGCGCCGGCCAGAATGACGGCAGGTAGGGGTCGTACTCGTGGTCGTAGCCCGAGCGGCAGAATGCGGTATCGCCCTGCCAGGGCAGCGCCATCCAGCGGCTCAGATCGCCCGGCCCCTGCGCATAGAGCGGCCCGCCGGGCTTCAACGCAATCGACTGCGTCAAGGTGGTGCCGTAATCGGGTTCGGCCACGCCTTCCGGCCGCTCGCGAATGCGAAACGGCGCGCGATACAGCGAGGCGTGGCGCATCGGCCAGGTCAGCTCGCAGCCGGGGTGGAAGGCATCGGCCAGGCAGAAATGCAGCGCGGCCTGATCGAGCATCGCAGGCTGGTCCGGTAGCGGAACTTCGGCAAGCGTCTGCGGCGGAGAGTAGTCGGGACTCCAGTCATTGACGAAATCGCCACGCACCCAACGCTGCAGCAAGGCGCTGCGCACGTCCGACAATGCGAGGTTGTTGCGTGGCGTGGGTTTCTTGGATGATCCTTCCGCATCGCCATACAGCCACGGCCACAGGCGCACGTCGTCCACGGTATTGCTGGCCGGCCGGAAGCAGTTGAAAATCACCTGCCGCAACTCCGCGTACGGATCGCCCTGGCCTTGCGCCGGCTTGTAGGCCAACTTGGCGATCAGCGTCGGATCGTTGAAATCAAACTGCCCGCCCCGACCAAACAGCGCAGCGAACCCCTTGTTGACCCATTGCAGATTCGTCAGGCGCTGCAACGCTGGCAGGACATCGCGGGTGAACGACACCGCTTCAGGGAACGGCAGCCAACCGCATTCGACATAGGTATCGACCAGCAAGTCGTACAACGTGCGCCAGCCGATCACATCCGGCGCGTAGTTGGGCGGCGCCACAACCGCCCAGGCCGAGTCGACCGGAATGGCCTGACCATTGATGCTGACAGCGGCCTTGACCGGGCCGTCCGAGATGTCGTCGTACCAGCCGTTGGCGTTATTGAAGCTGCTCGGGTTGGCCGGATCGTAGATCGGCATGCCTTCCGGCGAGGCGGACACACCCAGGCCGCCCAGCACCAGCAGGTGGCCGTGCTCGTCGGTACGCAGTTCACCCAGCGGCACCGGCACGCCCTGGAACGTGCCGGTATCGAAGTGGTAGGCCGCTCCGCTCGTGCTCTTACCTTGAATGCGGCGCATGCCGGGGTCGATGGCGAGGGCGTCGCGCGCTGCCTCGCCGACATGCGGATTGCGCAGCGGCACAGCCACCGTTGCCGCTTCGGGGATGTCCATCGCCACCTGGAACTGGAACCACTGCGCCTTGCGGTTGACCAGATGCGCCTGCCAGACGATCTCGGCGTTGTCCGGCGTTAGCTCGCCTACCACCTCGCCCGCGGCGTTGTAGCCGTACAGACGGAAGCGCGCGGCCTGGCGCATGATCGCGCCGGTGTCATCACGCGTCTCGCCTGCCAGCGTCAGCGGCGGATGGGTGACCTCCGGCCCGATGTAGAAGCCGTCCGGCGCCTTGCTGTTGCCGACGCGCGCAATGCCAATGCCGGGGTAGATCGCGGCGCGGACCACGCGGGTGTCTTTGGCCGCGGGCCAGACCGTATCGGGACGCGGCACGATCGGCTCCCCCAGCGGCTCGCCATTGACGTCGCGTCGCAGTTCGGCTGACGCGCGGTAGACCACCTTGCGCGCCTCGGCAATGCTGCCGACCGGCTCATGCACGGCCAGCGTGCGCCACGGGTTGAAGGCGAGCGTCTCGCCATAATTGGCCTGGCCGCGCGCGGTGATGTCCTGGCGCGGCAGGATCAGCGTGGCGACATGGATCGGGGGCGATGCCTCTTCGCTCCATGGCACCATCGCCTTGTCCAGCGGCATGGTGGCCGGATCGGTCTGCAACTGCACCATGAAGCGAAAGCGTGCCTCGCCGTTGTTCAGGCGCTGCTCCAGGTCGATGCGCAGATAGTCGGGATCATCGTAATCGGGCACCGGGCCGGGCGGGACAAGCTCCGGTTCCAGCTTGTACTTGCAATAGCGCTGCTCGCCGAAACGGAATGGGATCACGCTCCACAGATCGGTTTCCAGCACGCTCGGCACCACCTTCTTCATAACGTCGAGAATGCGCTGCGTCTCCGGATGGGCCTTCAGCCAGGCATTGGCCGCCGCCGCGCCGGTGAGCGATGCGCGCGTGAAGGCACACATGTCATGGGCGTCGTTGACGAAGAAGACGTCCATGTTCTGCAGCAGGATGTCCAGCGTAGGTGCCTGGACCTGCGGCGGCAGCATTTTGTCTCCGGCCACGTCGAACAGCTTGATGCCGATGCCAACGGTGCTTTTGAGGTCGGGCACACCATCCGGAATATCGCTGGAATACCGGACCCAGGCCGGATAGACCATCCGCTGCCCAAACAAGCCGACCCGCAGGTCCTCCGGCAGGTCGGGCACCACCTCGAGCCGCCCATGCGCGACGCCGTGCAGGCGCAGAAACACGGGGCGCTTGGCTGGGCATTGCCCGGCCTTGATGCGGCCAAGCTGCACCATGTCGACAAACATCTGCTTCAGGCAGCCGATCGGATCAACCTCGCACTGGCATGGCACCGGCTGGCTTTGCGCGTGAGGTTGGTTTGTCGTGGGCTTGTTCATGCGTCTCCTCCGGGTTGGAACACGGAGGTGCGGCTCGCATGCATGCGCGACAGCCTGTTGGGTCGGCGCTGGATGAATGGGGCCATCGGCCCCGTCTATGGGCGGGCCTGGCGACCACTTGCGCACGACACACTAGCTTGTGACAGAAGACGTTCTGCCTGCTGCCCTCCCGTGCGCTGATTCTAGTAAGCGCCTCAAACAAGTGCGCTCGAGTCATTGCTGAAATTAATTTTGGCCTGTGCAACGTGAATCTAATTTCTTGAGGCAGCAGGCGGTTTGGTACTTCGTGGCCAGCAGCATGTGTTGATCATGCGGCGCACGGCAACGTGCAACTGGTCGCACCGGGCGGGTTGACACGCCTGCGGTAAAAACGATCGGAATGCGATCGAGATCGACCTCTGTCCGACGCAGCCAAAGTTCCGGCCGGCGCGGGTGCTGAGCGTGCTGCTCGAAATCCAGATGGAGGCGTCGCGATCCCCCGTGCTGCTGACGACAAGGTCGCCAGCCATCGCCAACGCCGCGCCGGCGTGCCGCACGCCCGCGCCCCGGTCCGTGGCCAGCAGTTCGATGCCCGCCCGTGAGCGACCCGCCCGACGCGATATCGATCGCCAACCCCAGCGGCGTGCCCGACCCCGTGCTGCCGTAGGTGACCCACGGGTTCAGGTTGTCGGTGGGTGACACGCTCGTATCGATCTCCGCTCGGAACATACTGAAGCTTTTTAACTTCAGGCGTTAAGCAAACAAAACCCTCAACAATGATCCCGTTTTGAGCCGGAGGCCCGGTGCCGTGGTCTAGAGTTCACCTTGACTCGCCAGGCGGCGCGCAGTTCGCAGTGGTCCCTCCCGCCGACGAGGCCGGGCTGACCAGCCTTGCCGCCCCGCCATACCGCTCGTGCCACCAGGATGCACCTTCACCCGAAGGGCATTTTTCAATTGTTTGCACTGCCCTGATGCGAGTCGCTCTACGCTCTACCGACCCTCGCGAGGAACCCGATGCAAGCCCTGGATATCTTTTCCCGGAAACGCACCGCCGATCGCCGCAGGCAGGCGGCCAGGATCATGATCCGGCTGGTCTGCATGCTGCTGATGACGATTGCCCTCTTCGATCTGCTCAATCAGGCAGGCGTGTTGGCGCGCATCTACTTCTTCCTGGGCGGCAATACCTGGCCGCTGTCCGAAAGCTGCATCCTGCTGTGTGACGAGACCTAAACGACCGCCGGACCGACAGAAAGACAGAAGGCCTGCATGATCGCAGGCCTTTTTTGTTGCACGCAGCGCCGTTGCTGCGTCCGGTTCCGATTCTCCGGGCGGGCTGCCGACAGCCGTTTGCCCGATGCCCACACCGGAATCACGCATCGGTGCAACGCGCGGATTGCCCTCCACGCCACCGGAAGCGGTACGATCGCTGCGCCGGCCACCCCCGCCGGACCGCGGCTTGCCGGCTTCGCACTCACCAAGGAACCCCCTCATGACCACACCTTCGATGTACGCATTCCTCGTCCCGGGCGTCAATCGCATGCTCGGCAATCTTTCCGCCTTGCTGGACAAGGGTGCCGCCTATGCGGAATGCAGGAAATTCGATGCGGCCAACCTGCTGACATCGCGGCTCGCGCCGGACATGCACCCGCTCGTGCGCCAGGTGCAGATCGCGTGCGACATGGCCAAGAGCGGCGTGGCCCGGCTGACGGGGACGGAACCGCCCCGGCATCCCGACGTGGAAACGACGATTCCCGAACTCAAGGCACGCATCGCCAAAACGCTGGATTTCGTCAACAGCATCGACCCGGCAAGCTTCGCCGGCAGCGAAGACCGCGCCATCACGCTGCAGGCGCCGACCGGCGAACTGCATTTCTGCGGACTGGATTTCCTGCGCGGCTTCGTGCTGCCGAACCTGCATTTCCACGTCACGATCGCGTACGCGCTGCTGCGGCATGCGGGGGTGGAGATCGGCAAAATCGATTATCTCGGTCGGCCGGATTAAGTTTTGCGGCGGACCGCTTGCGCGAGACATCCGTTCATGCGGCCGCCCCGCTGTGCCGTCACGGGTGCAGCATGCCGGACGGCGCGACGGCCGATGCGGTCGGATCACGCGTGTGGCGGACACAAATCATCCACCGCATGCCCGCCTGCGGTGGCCAGCGCGGCCTCGGCCACGTCGACCTGCTCGGGCGCTGCCTCCACGGTCAGGACAAACTTCCCGCCAATCACGACGTTGCGGAATTTCCGCTCATAGGTCTCGGCGATCTCGCCACCAGGCTGATAGTCGCCGGACAGGAAATTGCCGCACAGCGCGCCGGCCTCGTCGCCCTGGAACGACAGCGCAATGCAATCGGGCGGCAGCCCGGCATCGAGCACGGCCTGCCGGGCGGCTTCGGCGGGCGCGTGTTCGGAGAAGATGCGGACGATCATCGACATGGCGTTCTCCCTGGTGGTGTTGAACCTCGGAGTCACGCATCGAACGTGCCAGCCCGCGAAGCAGAACAAAACGCCGCCCTGCCGCCCTGCTGACACGCCATCGACCAACAGCACCGGCTGCGTGCCTGCATGCGGCACCCACGTCGACAGATCGATCCGCCCGCATCACGTCACTTATCGCAGCGACACTCCGTCTTGATCTGCTGAATGCGCTGCATGAAAGCCGCCGTGGCGCGCTCCTGGATCGGCTTGTATCGAGCCTGGATCACCTGGTTGAAGGCCGGCAGCGCCTCGCGCGTGGCCGCCACCTCCTTCTGGCCAAGGGGCGAGGTATAGAACGCGATCAACTGGTCCAGCTCTTCGTCGGTGAATTTGGTGCCGAATTGCTGGGACCAGATCGCGACCATCTCCCCAGCGCCCTACGATGGCTGCAAGTCCGCAACGAGAGCTTCCACTGCACGCTGGAAGCGCTTGCGGTAGTCCGCGCTCGGCGCCATGCCCGCCAGCACTTGCGTCGCCATCCGGTCGGCCTGCTTGCGGCTGAACTCCCGGCCGCTGGCCATCTGCTGCTCAAGCATCTGGCTCAGCCCCTGCGCCTGCATCAGCTTCTGGATTTTTTCGGTACGGTCGGCGGCAATGGCCGACGTGGACAATGCGATGCCAACCGCCATCGCAATCAGATTGCGTATCAATTGAAACCCCTCGGATTTTTGTTATAACCGGGCGGGGATTCTACGTGACCACGTTGAAGCCGGGGACGTACCGACCGAGATCAGGCGCGCAGCGCCTCAGAACAACGCCATCTGCCGCACCCCAAACCCGATCGCATCCTCCACCCGCGTGCGCGCGTGCGACAGCGAGGCCTCGACGCCCGACAGCGTGCCGGCCAGCCAGCTGTACACCAGCGGCGCCTGGCCGCGCGGGCTCAGTTGGATTTCGCCAAGCTTCATGCCGCGCTTGTCGCGGCAATAATGGGATCGGTAGCCGCGCTCCCAGTGCGTGGTGGGGCCGCGCCATGGGCGCAGGCGGCGGGTTTTGATGGGCAGGGAAACAGATCGTATGGACGACACCGGTTCTTCCCAGCCGAAAGCGGGTTTGGCAAACAGCGGCAAACCTTCCAGATCGGGGTAGAAGTCCATCGTCATGCGCTCACCTGACCGCGCCGACGCTGGATTTGCAGGTTAGCGTGGCACGTGACCCGCATGATACCTGCGTTTGCGGCTGTCGGCACGTACAAACTCGCTGCCGGCGAGCAATCCGCGACAGAAAAACAGCGCCGACCGCTTCCCGGCGGTGCCCCGACCGGCTGCCGCCTGCGCCGAGGGAGGGCGCAGGAAGCCCGCTCAACCCGTGCCGGCGCCATCGCCCACCCTCGCTTGATCGCACATTGGTTTCCGCCACACCCGCCGCACCGGACAAAAGCCGGCTTGGCTTGCTCCGGCAAAGCGAGCGTCATCGTTGGAAGTCCGGCGATTAACGCCTCTACGCGCAGCGGCAGCGGATCAATCCGGAGCCGATCTCGGTGTCGGGGCAACCAATCACTGAACACGGACGGCGTCAGGCAATCATGGGAACGGCTTGAGCTTGAGCAGATGCCTCCCCGCCGACGATCACCCAGGGCGGTTCTATCTGCCCGTCAGGCTTCGACCGCCGCCTAGCGCTGCGATTTGCGCAGTACGCATGCGATCGCCGCCAACAGAAATCCCGGTGCCAGCATCGCCCAGATCCGCCAGTCGACCAGAAGCGCGATCGCCCAGCAGATGGCCCGCTCCATGCCAACCGGGTGTTTGGCGGCCAACATGGCGACGGCCATGACCAAGCCCAGGATCAGGAACAAAACACCAAACGCGATGCTCTGCTCATATCCGTAGTCCCGGACATCCTTTGCGTTCACCTGCTTGGGCGGATAGACCTCAACGCTTCGTTCCCGCCTCATAGCAACCAACTCCATCACTCTTGGCATCGCACACGCCCCACGTATGAAAAACGCCTGTCACCTGAATCGCCATGGCTTCGGGGAGGAGAATCACCCAAAGCCCAGGAAACATACCTCTTGTGCCTGCTGGGGTTACGCCAGGCGTACGCGGTGGAACGCCACAACGCCGACAGCCATCCTCAAGCATCTCGGTCCAATGCGGCCAAGGCCAGTGCCAGTTACGTTGGCCGCGTCGGCCACGCCATGGCGTCACGCGCCGGCGATGGCTTGCGCAGCACCGTTTCAAAAGTGCTTGGCCGACGTTGATCGAAAACACTTCTTGCATTCTTTACAACCGCAATCAATCACGCCAATAGCCGACCATCATCGCACCACCGGACAAGCCCCGAGCGGCCCGGCTCGATGGTCATCGGGCGCTGACGACACTACAATCCGTGCGGAACGGCCCGCCCCTCGGATTCATCGATCGCCATGAATAAACTTCAGAGCGGAATTAAATATTAAAACAATTTCAATCCCTGAAGCTCCAGAATTTTCTTACGGATATCCACGAAAACATATCCGTTAAAATTACGGACGACCCATACAAGGCTTTATCTTGTGATGAATAAAACACCAGAAGTGATTTTCACAGGCGCCCGCGACCTATGCCAACCGTTCTTTAACGAAACCGGATTAAATTCGTTCTCATACTCGCGCCTCTTCATGGACGGAACGCGATCCGAAGTGTGGAGCGACGCCGAAGCGTTCGAACACACCTTCCACAAGGCTCGCTACATTGTCGGCGCCTATACGCCACAATACTTCGGCGTGCGAGAGCGATACTCCATCCTCGACAAAAAGGTGGAAACCTATCCCCCGCATCTCCGGAATCGCTACCGCATGCAGCTCGCGGATCAGCGTGAATACTTTGACTACGATCACTGCTTCGCCATATTGAATCAGGACAAAGATTTCTGCGAATATTTTATTTTCTATGCACCGCGCAGCAATGTCATGGCGCTTAACTTCTATCTGAACAACTTTGATCGCCTTGAGAATTTCTCGCGCTACTTTTTACAAGCCGCCGACAACCTGATCGAGCAGGCGGATCAGCACCGCATTCACAGCGCCGTCCATCCCATCCCTGACGCCGCACCAGTTGAATCGGCCGCTCGGCGCGCGCTCCCGGACGAGAAGCGAGCTTTCACTCCGCGAGAAGACGATGTCGCCAGGCTCCTCATTACCGGCGCCACCGCCAAGGAAATCGGCAACACGCTCGGCATCTCGCACCGCACCGTCGAGAGCCATCTCGAACACATGAAGCAGAAGCTCGGGTGCATGAAGAAATCGATGCTCGTCAAGACGCTCCTTGCGCAACAACATGCCCACTACCTGATGAATCGGTAGGCCTGTGGAGCGCGTGGCCTCTCATCGACCCGCGTTGGTCGATCACGCGCCGGCGGATCGATGGCACCAGGTCGCGGAAATCGCTGCGACGCCCCAGGCTCCGGCGCGCTTGGCTTGATCGAGCATGTCCGGATGCATGCCCCCCAGGGCGAACACGGGGACGCGCGCGCGCTGAGCCAGTTCGGTGAAGCGCTCCCAGCCGAGCGGGTCGGCATCCGGATGCGTTCGTGTTCGAAGGACGGGAGACAGGGTGACGAAGTCCACAGCCATCCTGGCGGCCTGCTCCAGTTGCTCGGCACTGTGGCAGGCCGCGGAAAGCAAGACCGTGTCGGGCACCGGCCTTGACCGAAGCGACATCAACGCATCGCTGCCCAGGTGCACGCCATTGCAGCCGACTTCGCGCGCCATGTCGATCGGGCCATTGAGCATCAGAATCGCCCCAGACTGGCGGCACAGATCCCGCGTCCTTCGCGCGACATCCAGGTGCTCGCGCGGTCCCAGTTGCTTGGCGCGAAGCTGCAGGAGCCGGATGCCCGATCCAAGCGTGTCGGTCAATTCAGCAAAGAATGTCTCGAAATGCGGCGAGCCGACCGGCTCGGGCGTGATCTGATAGAAGTCCGGAAGGGACATGTCTTTCATCCTATCTCTGTGCCCTCTGGGCGAAGAAAGCCCTCCTCCTCGGACAGCGCACCAGCCCGATGCGCAAGGCCCGAGACAGGGCCGTGATGGAAACCCATGGCTCAGCGGCGTCAGACGCGTTTGAGCCGTAAAGCGCTGGCGATCGAAATGGCAGTCAGGACGGCCACGTAACCCGCAATGGAGAGTACGCCACCCTGGGTTTGGCCAAACAGCGTGGTGGCAACGATCGGCGCCAGCCCACCCAATGCCCCGGCAATGTTGACGGCAAGCGATGCGCCGGTATATCTCGCCACCACCGGGAACTGCTGGACGAAGAGACTCGCCTGTTGGGCTGCCATGGAAAAAGACAAGACCACACTGACCGTCTCGGCGAACACCACCCACGCCATCGAGCGGGTATGCACCAGCATGAAAAATGGAAGGATCCAGAGCAGCGCAGTGACGATGCCGGCAATATAGAGCCTGCGCGCGCCCCATCGGTCCCCCAGCATGCCGCAAAGCGGCATCAGGAACGTCGCCGCCGCCGCACCCAGCGTCACCCCGTTGAGGCACCATGCCTCGGGAAGACCCAACTGCCGGGTCGCGTACCAGAGGGTGAAGGCGGTGACGATGTAGAAGAAGGAGATCTCGGCAACGCGCGCGCCGGCCACGCTCAGCAGCGCGCCGGCATGGTCCTTGAAGACGTTGCCGATGGGATATCTCAAGCAGCGCCCTTGCTGTCGTGCCGATGCGAACTCAGGCGTCTCGTCGACTTTGCGACGCAGCAGCCAGCCGATCGCGATCAGCAACCCGCTCCCGACAAATGGAATCCGCCATGCCCAGCCCAGCATCGCGTCGTGGCCGATCGCATTCACGGCTGCCATGGCGAGCGACGACAGGGTCAGCCCCGCGGCCACCCCGGTCTGCGATAACCCGCCCAGCAACCCCTTGAAGCGCGGTGACGCGTGCTCTACCGCAAGAATGACCGCGCCCCACTCCCCACCCACGGCAAACCCCTGAACGAGCCGCAGGACGATCAGAAGAAGGGGCGCGAGATAGCCGATGGCGTCATACGACGGCAGGAGGCCGATCAGCACGGTCGGCAATCCCATCGCCAGCAGCGAGGCCAGCAGGACGGTTTTCCGGCCCAGGCGATCGCCGAAATGGCCGAACGCAAGCGCGCCGAGCGGCCGGACGACGAAACCCAGCCCATACGTTCCGAACGCCGCGATGGTGCCGCTCAGCGCGCCGAGCTTCGGAAAGAAGACCTGGTTGAACACCAGGGCGGACGCCGCGCCGTACAGAAAGAAGTCGTACCACTCGATCGTGCTGCCCAGCAGGCTCGCAAGACTGGCCCGCACCGCCGCGTAGCCATTGGGCGGCCGATCCAGCCTTGTCACCGGGCTGCGTTCCCGCGCCATGGAGCCGTGTCCGGCGAAGGTGGCGGAGGCGACGGCGACAATCTCCCCTTGCGCGCCCTCCTGATGCACCATCGAGGCATCCGATGCGGCCGGCCAGGTGCCGCTCTTCACTTCAGCATGGGTCACGATGTTTCCTTTCGCTGATTGACGATATGACAATCTTCCACTGCGCCGTCATGGCACGGCGCGCCTTCCCGGGCCGCTTCCGGATTCACAGGGACTCGCTCAACAGTCTTCGATAATCGGCCGGCGTCGCTTCCCGCGGATTCGTTCTGTGGCAATAATCCGTGCGCGCCGCGCCGATCACGCGGTCAAACAGGCTGGCATCCACCCCCAATTGCTTGAGGCCGGTTGGCAGTCCGAGGCGAACGTTCATCTCGAAGACCGCTTGGGCAACGTCAGCCTCCGCAGGCAAGCTCATCGCTCGGCGCAGGCGGATGTAGCGCCGATTCTGGACAACGCTTGCCGCCGTTTCGTTGAAGCGCAGCACGGCAGGCAAGAGGACGGCGTTGAGCGTGCCGTGATGCAATCGCGTTTCGCCGCCGAGCGCGTGCGACAACGCATGCGCGCAGCCGACGCCCTTCTGGAACGCCATCGCTCCCTGCAGCGACGCGCTCATCATGTGCAGCCGTGCGTCGCGGTCGCGGCCATCCTGTGTGGCGCGTTCAATGTGAGCCCATGCACGCTCCAGGCCATCGAGGGCAATGCCTTCGGCGGGCGGATTGAACGCCGGCGCGAGGAAGGTTTCGATGCAGTGGGCGATGGCGTCCATGCCGGTTCCCGCCGTCAGCGTCGCAGGCAGGCCGAGCGTCAGGCCCGGATCGCAGATGGCGGACCTGGGCATCAGGTACCACGAATGAAAACTCAGCTTACGTCCGTCTTCGACGATCAGGGCCGCCCCACGCGCCACCTCGCTGCCGCTGCCGGCCGTCGTCGGCACGGCGATCAACGGCGGCACGGCGTCGGTAATGCGACAGCTACCGCCTTCGACCGTCGCATAGCGCGCCAGCCCACCCGCGTGCGTGGCGGCAATCGCCGCGCCTTTCGCGAGATCGATGGCCGAACCTCCACCCACGGCGATCAGTCCGTCGCAATCATGGTGCCGGTAACACGCCGCGGCGGCCATGACCATGGCCTCGGTCGGGTTGGAGGGCGTATCGTCGAACACGGGAACGTGGCCCGCGCCGAGCATGTCCAGCGCGCACTGCGCAAGGCCCGCTGCGACGACACCTTTGTCCGTGACGATCAACGGGCGGCGGATACCGACCCGCGCGCATTCCGCGGGCAATCGGGCGAGCGCATCGTAGCCGAGGTGGATGTGGGTCAGGTAGTAGATGTAGGCCATATCCGCGGCGCTGGGTGCGTTCGGTTGCTGTACCCGGAGCGTGGCCGGTCGGGCGATCGGGTCGCTGCGCTTGACGGCGGCCGGAACGTGCATGGCATCGACAGGAAATCCGTGACTGCGACCGAGTGGCTCGATGGTTGCCAAGCTCGCCGTAGCGCAAAGCCCGCCTCGCCGCTCGACAAGGCGACATCCTCATCGGCTCTGCGCGCCGCCGAGTGCTGAGTCGCCAATGAAAGCCGCAATATTAAATGCGGCTTTGAAAGAAAAGCAAACGATTTATGGCCGACTGGCCAATACCATTGGTTAAAGCCGGGAAGGATTAATTCAGCTAAATCCTGCCATTAAATGCGCGCAACTCATGGCGTGCTCGCTGACGGCGGCCATCGGATGAGCCGCGCACCCGCATGCCTCTTGCGGACTTCGCTGGATGGCGAGCGTATGAGTAGAACATTGCCCGCCCTGGCTGTAGCCGACCGGCCGACGCGATTGCACCCCGGAGATGCGCTGCGACTGCGGGTCAAACCCCATCCGTGCCGGTCCCGCATGCCGGTCACGCTGCATCGTCATGCCGACACGCTTGGGGGCTCGGTGTGCATCCGGTGGGGCGGTCGGTCGACCGGGTGTTTGGCGACTTTCGATTTTCAAGTGTCCAGGCCCAGGCAGGACGCAGCGTATTGAGGCTTCACGCCCAGGGCACCGGCTGCCCGCAAAGATAGGGCTCCCGGCGCCGCCGCGCGCCGGGAGCCCCACGTGACAACGCTCGTCGTTTGGGGAACGAGAACGTCGCCTTCGTTCGACGGTACGGTAGAGAACCTCCGTCAGCCCACCTCGTTATACACATCTCAGATCACCCCTTATGAATCAAGGACTTACAAGGGGTCATCAGGCGGCATCGCACCGAGCCTTCTGCATGCCGATACCCCGGAAGCCCTTGCTGCAAGGGGCTCCGGGCGATGCGCCTAAAAATTAGGCAAAAGATGTGTATAACGACATGCCGTCAGCCCAGGTCCAGCGGCACGAAAATCTTGGCATCGTCGCGCTGCACCAGCAGCGCCACGTGCTTGCCGGCGCGGTCCACCAGCGTGCGCAGTTCCTGCGCGGAGGACACCGGCGTGCCGTTGAGCGACAGGATCACGTCGCCCGGCTGGATGCCCGCCTTGGCGGCCGGGCCGCTGGAGTCCATCACCACCAGGCCGCTGGGCAGGCCGCTCTGGCGCTTTTCTTCCGGTTGCAGCGGACGCACCGCCAAGCCCAGTCGACCCTTATCGGGCGCGGCGGACGCATTGGCGGCGACCTTGGCGTCCTTGGCCTCGCCCACGGTGACCGACAGCGTGGTCGGCCGGCCCTGGCGGATGATCTGCAGCGGCACGGTCGTGCCCGGCTTGATCTCGGCCACCTGTTCGGGCAGATCGCCCGAATGGCCGATGTGCGCGTTGCCGATCTGCAGGATCACGTCGCCGGGCTGCAGGCCGGCCTTGGCGGCAGGGCCGTCCTTCTCCACCGCGTTGACCAGCGCGCCTTCGGGCTTGGGCAGGTTGAAGGAATCGGCCAGCAACTGGTCGACCTCC
The nucleotide sequence above comes from Ralstonia solanacearum K60. Encoded proteins:
- a CDS encoding iron-containing alcohol dehydrogenase; translated protein: MAYIYYLTHIHLGYDALARLPAECARVGIRRPLIVTDKGVVAAGLAQCALDMLGAGHVPVFDDTPSNPTEAMVMAAAACYRHHDCDGLIAVGGGSAIDLAKGAAIAATHAGGLARYATVEGGSCRITDAVPPLIAVPTTAGSGSEVARGAALIVEDGRKLSFHSWYLMPRSAICDPGLTLGLPATLTAGTGMDAIAHCIETFLAPAFNPPAEGIALDGLERAWAHIERATQDGRDRDARLHMMSASLQGAMAFQKGVGCAHALSHALGGETRLHHGTLNAVLLPAVLRFNETAASVVQNRRYIRLRRAMSLPAEADVAQAVFEMNVRLGLPTGLKQLGVDASLFDRVIGAARTDYCHRTNPREATPADYRRLLSESL